The Leptolyngbya sp. 'hensonii' sequence GTACACATCAATATGGCTGCCCTCTGGCGAGTACTTGATGGCGTTGCTCAGCAGGTTAACCAACATCAATTGCAGCAGTTTGTGATCTCCCCAGAAGCCTCTGGTATTGCCAGCAATCTTAAACGTCAGCTCCTGATGACGATCGCTGGCGGCCTGTCGCTGCTCCTCGATCGTATCTGCAAAAAGTTGTAGGACTTCTAAAGGAGAAGGCTTAAATGCCTCTTTGCCCGCTTCAAACTTTTCCAGCACTAGCAGGTCTTCTACCAACTGGGTCATTTGTCGGGTTTTATCTTCAATCAGTTGGAGGCAGCGCTGATGCCTCGTTTCATCCAATTGTTTGCCATGTTGTTTCAGCGTTGAAGCAGCCGCGAGAATTGCAGCCAGACGGGTGCGATATTCGCGAGACACCATGGCCACGAACTGGGATTTGAAAGCATTGAGTTGCTTCTCATGGGCCACAATTTGCAAGGTCTGATTGAACTGTTCCGCTTGCTGGATGGCGATCGCCAGATGCTCCACTAACTTATCCAGTAAGGCTACGTCTTCCGATTGCCAGCGTCGTTGCTCGATGCCCTGGCAGGCCACCAACATCCCCCACAATGGGCTGACGGTATCACCCCTCCCCTGGACCAAGATCGGAGCGAGAAGGTAGGCTTCGGGGGTTTTCTTCCGGTTGCGGGCGATCAGGATAGCGGGTTGGGTCTGCTCCTGAAGGAGAGCATCCGCCTCTGGGCCGGATAGGTGGTACGGCTTGAGAAATTCGATAAATTGGGAAATGGGGTCAGGGGCTGAACTACTCTTTAAGCCAGCTTCAGCCAGGTGAAGCAGAACTGGTTCCACAGATTGACGAGGGATGGCTGAATTTGTAGCAGGGGCAAGCTGATACACGATCGCCCGATCACAGTCCAGGATCTGCTGAACTTCAGTCACTGCCGTCTGGAGGATTTGCTTCAGGTCCAGGGTCTGACGAATCCGAAGGGCAGAGGTTGCGATCGCAGATTGCCCA is a genomic window containing:
- a CDS encoding hybrid sensor histidine kinase/response regulator, which produces MSNIWTLLIADDCAEDREIYREYLLSDPQQSYQIVEAASAEVGLSLWQKKRCDAILLDFCLPDMSGLEFLDELKHQGLEAPFPVIMLTGQGNESIAVQAMKRGAQDYLVKQHLQPDILQLSVRNVIQQSHLQHPLPKTLDGQSAIATSALRIRQTLDLKQILQTAVTEVQQILDCDRAIVYQLAPATNSAIPRQSVEPVLLHLAEAGLKSSSAPDPISQFIEFLKPYHLSGPEADALLQEQTQPAILIARNRKKTPEAYLLAPILVQGRGDTVSPLWGMLVACQGIEQRRWQSEDVALLDKLVEHLAIAIQQAEQFNQTLQIVAHEKQLNAFKSQFVAMVSREYRTRLAAILAAASTLKQHGKQLDETRHQRCLQLIEDKTRQMTQLVEDLLVLEKFEAGKEAFKPSPLEVLQLFADTIEEQRQAASDRHQELTFKIAGNTRGFWGDHKLLQLMLVNLLSNAIKYSPEGSHIDVYLQGEDSHIRFEVKDKGMGIPPEDQEHLFQLFHRGSNIGTIPGSGLGLVIVKACVELHDGEITVDSQLGKGTRVSVRLPKPSP